A genomic region of Bacillota bacterium contains the following coding sequences:
- a CDS encoding GTP-binding protein has product MGQGLTHPPIGGGSVRRRKLAIIGTPNVGKSVLFNVLTGAYATVSNYPGTTVEVSRGLARIRGIPFEVIDTPGTYSLVPMTEEERVTLSLLLSEEVDIVVHVVDARNLRRMLPLTLQLIEADLKLILDVNILDEAERIGIWIDIPGLERELGVPVVGTVLTRGLGVDALKDRVAGCVQGISSVSGAFGVGGASGVPGAPGTSGVHGAPRRACARLGACRGPDSARGA; this is encoded by the coding sequence ATGGGGCAAGGGCTGACGCATCCTCCCATAGGGGGAGGCTCCGTGCGCCGAAGGAAGCTCGCCATTATCGGGACCCCCAACGTCGGGAAGAGCGTGCTCTTTAACGTCCTAACGGGCGCATACGCCACCGTGTCAAACTACCCCGGGACAACTGTTGAGGTTTCGCGTGGCCTTGCCAGGATTCGCGGCATCCCGTTCGAAGTCATAGATACGCCCGGCACGTACTCGCTAGTGCCCATGACCGAAGAGGAACGCGTCACGCTTTCGCTTCTGCTCTCTGAGGAAGTCGATATCGTGGTGCATGTGGTGGACGCGCGCAACCTCCGCAGGATGCTTCCGCTCACCTTGCAGCTAATCGAGGCCGATCTCAAGCTGATCCTCGACGTGAACATACTGGACGAGGCCGAGCGCATAGGGATATGGATAGACATCCCGGGCCTCGAACGTGAGCTTGGTGTGCCTGTGGTCGGGACTGTGCTCACGCGCGGTCTCGGGGTGGACGCTCTGAAGGATAGGGTGGCTGGATGTGTCCAGGGCATCTCGAGCGTTTCCGGGGCGTTCGGCGTCGGGGGTGCCTCCGGCGTCCCGGGCGCACCGGGCACCTCTGGCGTCCACGGCGCTCCGCGCCGCGCCTGCGCTCGCCTCGGAGCGTGTCGCGGACCTGATAGCGCGCGCGGCGCGTGA
- the speE gene encoding polyamine aminopropyltransferase, with protein MELWFTERQTPGLALSMKIARTIYHETSKYQDIAVLETIDNKRVLVLDGCVMTTDLDEFVYHEMITHVPLCTHPCPRKVLVVGGGDGGTMREVLKHESVENAVLAEIDEGVIEVSRRYLPHLSSSLQDPRCRIMVGDGAEHVRSHPGEYDVIICDSTDPVGPGAVLFSEEFYRASYASLTGEGVFCAQMESPFFYGELIRRAVCDLRRVFPVVRLYLAVVPSYPGALWSFVLASKKQDPVRDARVTNLKTRYYTPEIHKAAFVLPKFVEELIGPREPSSMPDGAALAQGGQGSAGP; from the coding sequence TTGGAGCTCTGGTTCACCGAACGGCAGACTCCGGGCCTGGCGTTGTCCATGAAGATCGCCCGGACCATCTACCACGAGACCAGCAAGTACCAGGACATTGCGGTTCTCGAGACCATTGATAACAAAAGAGTGCTCGTGCTCGACGGATGCGTCATGACCACCGACCTGGACGAGTTTGTATACCACGAGATGATCACCCACGTGCCGCTCTGCACCCATCCTTGTCCCCGGAAGGTCCTTGTCGTCGGAGGGGGTGACGGCGGCACGATGCGCGAGGTCCTAAAGCACGAGTCGGTGGAGAACGCTGTGCTCGCCGAGATAGACGAGGGGGTCATCGAGGTCAGCCGGCGGTATCTTCCTCACCTCTCGAGTTCGCTTCAGGATCCCAGGTGTCGGATAATGGTAGGCGATGGGGCGGAGCACGTGAGGTCGCATCCCGGGGAGTACGACGTCATCATTTGCGACTCGACAGACCCCGTGGGCCCCGGGGCCGTGCTTTTCTCTGAGGAGTTCTATCGCGCTTCGTACGCCTCCCTCACCGGCGAAGGGGTATTCTGTGCCCAAATGGAGTCGCCCTTCTTCTACGGCGAACTCATAAGGCGCGCCGTTTGCGACCTTCGGCGGGTCTTCCCCGTCGTACGGCTTTACCTCGCCGTGGTTCCGTCCTACCCTGGGGCACTGTGGAGCTTTGTGCTCGCGTCGAAGAAGCAAGACCCGGTCCGCGACGCGCGTGTCACGAACCTGAAGACGCGTTACTACACGCCCGAGATCCACAAAGCCGCGTTCGTGTTGCCGAAGTTCGTCGAGGAGCTCATAGGGCCGCGGGAGCCGTCGAGCATGCCGGACGGGGCGGCCCTCGCGCAAGGCGGCCAAGGGTCCGCGGGTCCGTGA
- a CDS encoding PAS domain-containing protein, with amino-acid sequence MASAWVDAALAAMSAGALAFAYWERRTARRKVAEAREQLASMREFVSGLAENDLTLQKELVAANAELNRRVLQLASLFEVGKELMSIRRPDEVLNRIAVIACRLVPSQGCAIRILSRDKTRLVLKSHYGLSPEFVERSGSVPVEGSSLGQVVRLGKPLAGVDGAGEASTYFEDLGKDGMTFALSVPLAVRGEVTGVLTVYTPSIHERTRDEIKFLTILAAYASAALENAELYADLDEANRELSALKEYNESIIESLTIGLAVVDRDLVVTTWNSGMQAITGIPAEAALGRKYFELLPEQAQEGLWDILKEVLEDGETLESDEMRQHAPDGREYVVSCRVCPLVSTPDGEDATNAANAMDAAHAADGPAGSRESAKSANSAKSAEPVGSVEAAGSTEADRGGGGGRVKGAIIVAEDVTVRVSLGERLRRAERLKAVGEFAAGIAHEINNPIGIISACAEHLADKISRSVDSPNEYLKPLRAIEEEAARCSGIVKNLTVFSRHQEMHLRPTDVRRVVEDTVYLLEHQAAAAGVRIQVEGETAELPPVMADEGQLKQVFINLAVNAIQAMPSGGVLKVRLGVDHRRLGTGRSPARGAGAAGGGRGYVWVEFADTGVGIPRENLSKIFTPFFTTRTSGVGLGLAVSHGIVEAHGGTISVESREGEGSTFTVRLPVARQR; translated from the coding sequence GTGGCTAGTGCTTGGGTGGATGCGGCGCTCGCCGCCATGAGCGCGGGGGCGCTGGCATTTGCTTATTGGGAAAGGCGCACGGCACGGCGCAAGGTCGCAGAGGCAAGGGAGCAACTCGCGTCCATGCGCGAATTCGTGTCAGGGCTTGCCGAGAACGACCTCACCCTTCAGAAAGAGCTCGTAGCCGCCAATGCCGAGCTCAACAGGCGGGTCCTGCAGCTTGCGAGCCTGTTCGAGGTCGGCAAGGAGCTCATGTCCATCCGCAGGCCCGATGAGGTCCTGAACCGTATCGCGGTGATCGCGTGCCGGCTCGTCCCGTCCCAGGGGTGCGCCATCCGCATCCTAAGCCGCGACAAGACGCGCCTCGTCCTGAAAAGCCATTACGGGCTGTCTCCCGAATTCGTGGAGAGAAGCGGGTCTGTTCCCGTCGAGGGGAGCTCGCTCGGGCAGGTGGTTCGGCTCGGGAAGCCGCTTGCAGGTGTGGATGGGGCGGGCGAGGCAAGCACGTATTTCGAAGACTTGGGCAAGGACGGGATGACCTTCGCGCTCTCGGTGCCGCTCGCCGTGCGTGGCGAGGTAACAGGCGTCCTCACTGTGTACACGCCCAGCATTCACGAGCGGACGCGCGACGAGATCAAGTTCCTCACGATCCTTGCGGCATACGCTTCCGCGGCGCTCGAGAACGCTGAACTATACGCCGACCTCGATGAGGCCAACAGGGAGCTCTCGGCGTTGAAGGAGTACAACGAGAGCATCATCGAAAGCCTGACCATAGGGCTTGCCGTGGTGGACAGGGACTTAGTCGTCACCACCTGGAACAGCGGCATGCAGGCCATCACCGGCATTCCCGCCGAGGCGGCGCTTGGGAGGAAGTACTTCGAGCTCCTGCCCGAACAAGCGCAAGAAGGCCTCTGGGACATCCTGAAGGAGGTCTTGGAGGACGGAGAGACCCTGGAAAGCGACGAGATGAGGCAGCACGCGCCGGACGGCAGGGAGTACGTGGTGTCGTGCAGGGTGTGCCCGCTCGTGAGCACGCCGGACGGTGAGGACGCTACGAACGCTGCGAACGCTATGGACGCTGCGCACGCTGCGGACGGCCCGGCGGGATCGCGCGAGTCGGCGAAGTCGGCGAACTCTGCAAAGTCGGCGGAGCCCGTGGGGTCGGTGGAGGCGGCGGGGTCGACGGAGGCTGACCGCGGCGGAGGAGGCGGGCGCGTAAAGGGCGCCATCATCGTGGCGGAGGATGTGACCGTGCGAGTCAGCCTTGGTGAGCGGCTGCGGAGGGCTGAGCGTCTCAAGGCCGTGGGCGAGTTTGCGGCCGGCATCGCGCACGAGATAAACAACCCGATCGGCATCATATCCGCCTGCGCCGAGCATCTCGCGGACAAGATCTCGAGGTCTGTGGATTCGCCCAATGAGTATCTGAAGCCGCTCCGGGCCATTGAAGAGGAAGCCGCCCGCTGCTCTGGAATAGTCAAGAATCTAACGGTGTTCTCGCGCCATCAGGAGATGCACCTACGGCCCACGGACGTGCGACGGGTCGTCGAGGACACGGTCTACCTCCTGGAGCATCAGGCAGCCGCGGCTGGCGTGAGGATACAGGTCGAAGGAGAGACGGCGGAGCTTCCGCCGGTCATGGCGGACGAAGGCCAGCTCAAACAGGTGTTTATTAACCTCGCGGTGAACGCTATACAAGCGATGCCGTCTGGTGGAGTCCTCAAGGTGCGGCTCGGTGTCGACCACCGGCGCCTCGGCACAGGCAGGTCCCCCGCGCGTGGCGCGGGCGCAGCGGGTGGGGGGCGCGGCTACGTGTGGGTGGAGTTCGCGGACACCGGGGTTGGCATACCTCGTGAGAACCTCTCTAAAATCTTCACGCCGTTCTTCACTACTCGGACCAGCGGGGTCGGCCTTGGCCTTGCCGTGAGCCACGGCATCGTCGAGGCCCACGGGGGCACGATCTCCGTGGAAAGCAGGGAGGGCGAAGGCAGCACCTTTACGGTGCGGCTCCCAGTCGCGAGGCAGCGGTAG
- a CDS encoding flagellar protein FlaG: MLANAQARHVMPRLGRVPDDPAQRAAAHAARPHDASGNLREVQTRAAAEAEAEAEAERIREEQERAERIARLLAEGVVNIRITFHVDNDTGDVTIKVIDNATGEVVRYIPPEELAMMMDHLKEFAGLVVDRKR; this comes from the coding sequence ATGCTCGCAAATGCTCAGGCGCGTCACGTGATGCCGCGCCTTGGGCGCGTACCGGATGATCCGGCCCAGCGGGCGGCAGCGCATGCCGCACGCCCGCACGACGCGTCAGGAAACCTGCGCGAAGTGCAAACCAGGGCCGCCGCGGAAGCCGAGGCCGAGGCCGAAGCAGAGCGCATCCGCGAGGAGCAGGAGCGCGCCGAGCGCATCGCCCGCCTCCTCGCCGAAGGCGTCGTGAACATCCGGATCACGTTTCACGTGGACAACGACACTGGGGACGTGACCATCAAGGTGATCGACAACGCCACGGGCGAGGTTGTGCGGTACATCCCTCCCGAGGAACTCGCCATGATGATGGACCACCTAAAAGAGTTCGCAGGCCTTGTTGTGGATAGGAAGCGGTGA
- a CDS encoding transcriptional repressor: MRLTPQREAILRVLVKGADLHLSADEIYRRTKEECPDIGLATVYRALDIFESLGIIHKLQFGEEGSRYEFNPEFEKHYHHHLICLSCGGIFEFNEDLLDDIEEAISERTGFQVVDHSLRVYGYCRNCRMATTAGGARDGAEARGAAQAQAGSHSRSGRGDGSSPREGDAGNEGVANTRGRE; encoded by the coding sequence ATGCGACTTACCCCGCAGCGGGAGGCGATTCTGCGGGTTCTAGTGAAAGGCGCAGACCTACACCTCTCTGCCGACGAGATATACCGCCGCACCAAAGAGGAGTGCCCGGACATCGGCCTCGCCACCGTGTACCGGGCTCTCGACATCTTCGAGAGCTTGGGCATCATCCACAAGCTGCAGTTCGGAGAGGAAGGAAGTCGTTACGAGTTCAACCCGGAGTTCGAGAAGCATTATCACCATCACCTCATATGCCTGAGCTGTGGCGGCATCTTCGAGTTCAACGAGGACCTTCTCGACGATATAGAGGAAGCCATCTCGGAGCGTACCGGCTTCCAGGTCGTGGACCACAGTCTCAGGGTCTACGGGTACTGCCGCAACTGCCGCATGGCCACCACGGCCGGGGGCGCGCGTGATGGTGCCGAGGCCCGGGGCGCGGCCCAGGCGCAGGCGGGTTCCCACTCCCGATCCGGGCGCGGGGATGGGAGTTCCCCACGGGAAGGCGATGCAGGCAACGAAGGTGTAGCAAACACTCGTGGTAGGGAATAA
- a CDS encoding sigma-54-dependent Fis family transcriptional regulator, with protein MVYRVLIVDDEPNMRAVLSDVLAEEGYEVAVARDGAECLAKVGPGDFHVVVLDLKLPDTSGIDVLREIKARSPESVVIMITAFSSVDTAIEAMKCGAYDYITKPFKIENFKMVVRSALELGASFSRAPRRQPLRAKSEFGMIGSTPEMQRIFSMIDEIAPTNATVLIFGESGTGKELLARAIHNCSHRADKPFVKVNCAAVPESLLESELFGHERGAFTSAVTRRLGRFEVADTGTIFLDEIGEMSPAMQAKLLRVTQEKEFERVGSSQTIRVDVRIIAATNQDLKEKVARGEFREDLYYRLSVIPIYLPPLRERKADIPLLVEKFIAYYSETVGKTVTRVSEKAMKMLMDYDWPGNVRELENCIERAIIFAKGPVIDEDNLFIGAPAVNVPASAATSPAWHEARVAPQVVAATAAAATAAVTGVAAGEMPAGVAGAVGNYYGRGSSGVVATGRAEPGGAGRPMSMKEVEKAHIIRVLQQTNSNRTEAARILQISRRTLLNKIKEYGIAE; from the coding sequence GTGGTCTACAGGGTCCTCATCGTCGACGACGAACCTAACATGAGAGCCGTGCTATCCGACGTCCTGGCCGAGGAAGGGTACGAGGTGGCGGTCGCGCGTGACGGCGCCGAGTGCCTCGCCAAGGTCGGGCCCGGCGATTTCCACGTGGTCGTCCTCGATCTCAAGCTTCCAGACACCAGCGGCATCGACGTGCTCCGCGAGATCAAGGCGCGTTCGCCGGAGAGCGTGGTGATCATGATCACCGCGTTCTCTTCGGTCGACACCGCCATCGAGGCCATGAAGTGTGGCGCCTATGACTACATAACCAAACCGTTCAAGATCGAGAACTTCAAGATGGTCGTAAGGAGCGCCCTGGAGCTCGGGGCGTCTTTCTCCCGTGCCCCACGCCGGCAGCCGCTCCGCGCCAAGAGCGAGTTCGGGATGATCGGCTCCACCCCAGAGATGCAGCGGATCTTCAGCATGATCGACGAGATCGCTCCGACCAACGCGACGGTCCTCATTTTCGGCGAGAGCGGCACCGGAAAGGAACTCCTTGCAAGGGCCATCCACAATTGCAGCCACAGGGCGGACAAGCCCTTCGTGAAAGTCAACTGCGCGGCCGTCCCCGAGAGCCTGCTGGAATCGGAGCTCTTTGGTCACGAGCGAGGGGCCTTCACCTCGGCCGTCACGAGGCGGCTGGGCCGGTTCGAGGTGGCCGACACGGGCACGATCTTCCTCGATGAGATCGGCGAGATGAGCCCAGCGATGCAGGCCAAGCTCCTGAGGGTTACGCAGGAAAAGGAGTTCGAGCGCGTCGGGAGCTCGCAGACTATCCGGGTCGATGTGCGCATCATCGCCGCCACGAACCAAGACCTCAAAGAGAAGGTCGCCCGGGGCGAGTTCAGGGAAGACCTGTACTATCGTCTGAGCGTGATCCCGATTTACCTGCCGCCGCTGCGCGAGCGCAAGGCCGACATCCCACTCCTGGTTGAGAAATTCATCGCATATTACAGCGAAACAGTCGGGAAAACCGTGACGCGCGTCTCGGAAAAGGCCATGAAAATGCTCATGGATTACGACTGGCCCGGGAACGTGCGTGAGCTTGAGAATTGCATCGAGCGGGCGATCATCTTTGCCAAGGGTCCCGTTATCGATGAGGACAACCTTTTCATCGGGGCGCCTGCTGTGAACGTGCCGGCATCGGCGGCGACATCGCCCGCGTGGCACGAGGCGCGGGTCGCGCCCCAGGTCGTGGCGGCGACAGCGGCAGCGGCGACGGCAGCGGTGACAGGCGTGGCGGCGGGAGAGATGCCCGCTGGAGTAGCAGGGGCGGTGGGCAATTACTATGGACGAGGGTCGTCCGGCGTGGTGGCGACGGGGCGCGCTGAGCCGGGCGGCGCGGGCAGGCCCATGTCAATGAAGGAAGTCGAAAAGGCTCACATCATACGGGTGTTGCAGCAGACGAACAGCAACCGCACCGAGGCTGCGAGGATCCTTCAGATCAGCCGGAGGACGCTTCTGAACAAGATCAAGGAATACGGGATAGCTGAATAG
- a CDS encoding DUF84 family protein: MKIVVGSTNPVKVRAVRRVFTRAFRDKNVKIEVEGVNVDLGLPDQPLGDDETRRCAVARAAHVLATTDADVGVGLEGGVAFEGAGGWQLRGGRDAGAAADEAALEASETCEAHLIGWCAIATRDGVLSVAHGASMPLPPAVGSEVAAGRELGPVMDELTGVHNSKQKLGAIGYFTCGLLPRQRSWEYTITCALVKLLRPEHYRHRPGHHGEASGLAGQDRRSS; this comes from the coding sequence GTGAAAATCGTAGTCGGCTCAACGAATCCAGTAAAGGTCCGGGCGGTTCGCAGGGTGTTTACCCGGGCCTTTCGGGATAAGAACGTCAAGATCGAGGTTGAAGGCGTCAATGTGGACCTGGGCCTACCGGACCAGCCCCTGGGCGATGACGAGACCCGGAGGTGTGCCGTTGCCCGCGCCGCGCACGTCCTTGCGACCACCGACGCAGACGTCGGCGTGGGCCTCGAAGGCGGAGTTGCGTTTGAAGGCGCCGGAGGCTGGCAGTTAAGGGGAGGGCGCGATGCTGGGGCCGCGGCCGATGAGGCGGCGCTTGAAGCAAGTGAGACGTGTGAAGCCCATCTCATAGGGTGGTGCGCCATAGCTACGCGCGACGGGGTCCTCTCGGTGGCGCACGGCGCCTCGATGCCTCTGCCTCCGGCTGTGGGGAGCGAGGTGGCGGCCGGACGCGAGCTCGGCCCGGTGATGGACGAGCTCACGGGGGTACACAACTCCAAACAGAAGCTGGGCGCAATAGGCTACTTCACATGTGGGCTGCTTCCCCGCCAGAGGTCTTGGGAGTACACGATAACGTGTGCTCTGGTGAAGCTCCTTCGCCCCGAACACTACCGCCACCGCCCCGGGCACCACGGCGAGGCTAGTGGTCTGGCGGGGCAGGATAGGCGATCGAGCTAG
- a CDS encoding DUF1540 domain-containing protein → MGRITGVKCSVSECAYWGSGNVCEADAIEVDRNPVLRSGARDFGMEVGRIGERGEARGRARATDVEVGRIGERGAAAGTDLTVSASEHTMCKTFKPKAAGYTR, encoded by the coding sequence ATGGGCAGGATAACTGGGGTGAAGTGCTCGGTGAGCGAGTGCGCTTACTGGGGCTCGGGAAACGTGTGCGAGGCTGACGCCATCGAGGTGGACAGGAATCCTGTGCTGCGAAGCGGCGCAAGGGACTTCGGCATGGAAGTCGGCCGAATCGGCGAGCGTGGGGAAGCCCGCGGCCGGGCCCGCGCGACCGATGTGGAGGTCGGGCGAATCGGTGAACGGGGCGCCGCGGCCGGCACCGACTTGACGGTTTCGGCGTCGGAACACACCATGTGCAAGACGTTCAAGCCCAAAGCCGCTGGGTACACGCGGTGA
- a CDS encoding HEAT repeat domain-containing protein: MDAHTPKGEPSTPAPKELAIPALNGLAGRSAEEVELILVKAARSAQAAAVPGLEQLATGDDLRLAQAAVRALGEVRDESAVRVLTEIRESAQDKAVRKEAGRSLHRLRSAGVYVAEELTPVRERVPAIAAPPGRVEGAFAGYYDWTGTRLLATHVWAPGEGRAFIAWLLKEDEGIDDCRVFRGSKRKLYEVASDLVGETKLTEIDTEHARFLMKEAGEIGRRVGREMPQGYSLYSAAVKNLPPPPARPIIYEKMDADDVRRDVAALRDSGRLLSLRSACSWAFAEDKAKPYWARALAIADSVIYTSEAVQSERLRAVVEDAMQALFTPEVARKYQRRLEETAYLLLLKGREKPARSAFAAAIAIADGKPPRDIPFVEALVATSIGVVLDDTSEARRLRGAQAEAERDEGGRRLIVTPAFGGATTAGAAGETLDVDREDDWRASWRGRDRDEDWEEAEEMDEAWPGEDVGTGGGEGRGVGRSIIIDPRDLR; this comes from the coding sequence ATGGACGCACATACGCCGAAGGGTGAACCTAGCACACCTGCGCCCAAGGAGCTCGCCATACCTGCGCTTAACGGGCTCGCGGGGCGCTCGGCCGAGGAAGTAGAGCTCATTCTCGTCAAGGCCGCCCGAAGCGCGCAGGCGGCCGCGGTGCCCGGCCTGGAACAGCTTGCGACCGGTGATGACCTTCGCCTCGCCCAGGCGGCGGTGCGGGCCCTCGGTGAAGTGCGAGATGAATCGGCCGTGCGGGTGCTGACGGAGATTCGTGAGTCGGCTCAGGATAAAGCTGTGCGCAAAGAGGCCGGCCGGTCGTTGCATAGACTGAGGTCTGCGGGGGTGTATGTCGCCGAGGAACTTACCCCGGTCCGCGAGCGCGTGCCGGCAATTGCGGCGCCGCCCGGGAGGGTCGAGGGCGCGTTCGCTGGGTACTATGATTGGACCGGGACGCGCTTGCTCGCCACCCACGTGTGGGCGCCCGGCGAGGGCAGGGCATTCATCGCATGGCTCCTCAAAGAGGACGAGGGAATCGACGACTGCCGCGTATTTCGAGGCAGCAAGCGAAAGCTTTACGAAGTGGCGAGCGACCTCGTGGGCGAGACGAAGCTTACAGAGATCGACACTGAGCACGCGCGCTTCCTGATGAAAGAGGCTGGCGAGATCGGGCGACGAGTCGGGAGGGAGATGCCCCAAGGGTATTCATTGTACAGTGCTGCGGTCAAGAACCTGCCTCCGCCGCCCGCTCGGCCGATCATCTACGAGAAGATGGACGCTGACGATGTAAGGCGCGACGTTGCAGCATTGCGCGATTCTGGGCGACTCCTCAGCCTTCGGTCTGCGTGCTCGTGGGCGTTCGCCGAGGACAAGGCGAAGCCATACTGGGCGAGAGCTCTAGCAATCGCTGATAGCGTCATTTACACGAGCGAGGCTGTGCAGAGTGAGCGCCTGCGCGCAGTGGTCGAGGATGCCATGCAAGCCTTGTTTACGCCCGAGGTTGCACGGAAGTACCAGCGGCGCCTGGAGGAGACGGCATATTTGCTGCTTCTGAAGGGCCGGGAGAAGCCCGCGCGTTCGGCATTCGCCGCTGCGATTGCCATCGCCGACGGGAAACCACCCCGCGACATACCATTCGTGGAGGCGCTCGTGGCAACGAGCATCGGCGTCGTGCTTGACGACACGTCCGAGGCGAGGAGGCTGCGGGGGGCACAGGCCGAAGCTGAGCGCGATGAGGGTGGGCGGCGGCTCATCGTGACCCCTGCTTTCGGGGGCGCGACCACCGCGGGCGCGGCGGGCGAGACTCTCGATGTGGATAGGGAAGACGATTGGAGAGCGAGCTGGCGGGGCCGCGACCGTGACGAGGATTGGGAAGAAGCGGAGGAGATGGACGAGGCCTGGCCGGGTGAGGACGTTGGCACAGGCGGCGGCGAGGGTCGTGGGGTGGGCCGGTCGATCATCATAGATCCGCGTGACCTACGCTAG
- a CDS encoding flagellar protein FliS, whose translation MNAELGVLQATSEYRGHGAYDAYRAQRVLSASPEELVLMVYDHVIASCRAKDKKKASAGIATLIDGLDLDQGEIAAGLFRLYRYAMERVWEGKFDEALSVMRPLRETWATAVAATKGNRGAPNPVGLSAVATGPERVGASATR comes from the coding sequence ATGAACGCCGAACTTGGTGTGCTGCAGGCGACGAGCGAGTATAGGGGCCACGGGGCGTACGACGCTTACCGGGCTCAGCGCGTGCTCTCGGCAAGCCCCGAGGAGCTTGTGCTGATGGTGTACGACCATGTCATCGCGAGTTGCAGAGCGAAAGACAAGAAAAAGGCGTCCGCCGGCATCGCGACCCTTATCGATGGCTTGGACCTCGATCAGGGCGAGATCGCTGCGGGACTGTTTCGACTTTATAGATACGCGATGGAGAGGGTTTGGGAGGGGAAGTTCGACGAGGCACTTTCTGTGATGCGCCCGCTCCGGGAGACCTGGGCCACGGCTGTGGCCGCCACTAAGGGTAATAGGGGTGCGCCCAACCCCGTTGGCTTGAGCGCGGTCGCAACTGGGCCGGAGAGGGTGGGCGCCTCGGCCACGAGGTGA
- the fliD gene encoding flagellar filament capping protein FliD, whose protein sequence is MSLGVQLLTTSSSASQLEELIKAYMAVESKPVDDLKAAKEALATKAAMFRDLNSSLLALKNVALDLLPEDLTSLYDARAAVSSNADVVAAKAATSAAQATYSIFVERLASYDVVVSDRFASTGAEVSQAAGEGTKTFTVAVGAASWDITVQVEAGQDNATVLANMAAAINASGASAAVSAAVVSEQAGASRLVITARSTGSTSAVTLSETGDANNLLAASGTSSSVQATSTEGGYLAARDTLDARFTLNGLSLVRSSNEVSDAISGVTLTLKKAQAAGDAPVSVEVKRDTSALKTKIKAFISSYNSTVKYLNNKTLVDPDAGIRGDLAGDATYLDLKVRMNRAVQERVDCLAYPDPTRLYDVGITLDRSGSLTLTDEAKLDKALQDSPGAVRDLFASASGVAVKVRDLMEPFVDELTGIIARQQQSITNQMSRIDSRVKDLEERLAIREKALREEFSSLIQAMQLMSTQSALINTFMTQANALLAY, encoded by the coding sequence GTGAGCCTCGGGGTGCAACTTCTCACGACAAGCTCAAGCGCCAGCCAGCTTGAAGAGCTCATCAAGGCATACATGGCGGTCGAGTCGAAGCCCGTCGACGACCTCAAGGCCGCGAAGGAAGCGCTCGCCACGAAGGCCGCGATGTTTCGAGACCTCAACTCCTCACTCCTCGCGCTGAAAAACGTGGCACTCGACCTTCTTCCTGAGGACCTGACATCGCTGTACGATGCCCGGGCCGCGGTTTCGAGCAACGCTGACGTGGTCGCGGCCAAGGCCGCCACTTCGGCGGCCCAGGCGACCTACAGCATCTTCGTGGAGAGGCTCGCAAGCTACGATGTGGTCGTGTCGGACAGGTTCGCTAGCACCGGCGCGGAGGTCTCGCAGGCGGCCGGTGAAGGCACCAAGACCTTCACTGTGGCCGTTGGCGCCGCCTCCTGGGACATCACCGTCCAGGTGGAGGCCGGGCAGGACAACGCCACCGTGCTCGCGAACATGGCCGCGGCCATCAATGCATCAGGTGCAAGCGCCGCGGTCAGTGCCGCGGTCGTGAGCGAACAGGCGGGCGCCTCGCGCCTCGTGATCACAGCCAGGTCCACGGGGAGCACAAGCGCGGTAACCCTTTCGGAGACGGGCGACGCCAACAACCTTCTTGCCGCGTCCGGCACGAGCTCATCGGTCCAGGCGACGAGCACAGAGGGCGGCTACCTCGCGGCCCGCGACACGCTCGACGCCAGGTTCACGCTGAACGGCCTCTCGCTCGTCCGGTCCTCCAACGAGGTCTCCGACGCGATCTCCGGGGTCACCCTCACGCTCAAGAAGGCGCAGGCAGCCGGAGATGCCCCGGTGAGCGTCGAGGTCAAACGCGACACGAGCGCGCTGAAGACCAAGATAAAGGCGTTCATTTCCAGTTACAACTCGACCGTCAAGTATCTCAACAACAAGACCCTCGTGGACCCGGACGCCGGTATCCGCGGGGACCTGGCGGGCGATGCGACCTATCTCGATTTGAAAGTGAGGATGAACCGCGCCGTCCAGGAGAGGGTCGACTGCCTTGCCTACCCGGATCCTACGAGGCTTTACGATGTCGGCATAACCCTTGACAGGTCTGGCAGTCTCACGTTGACCGACGAGGCCAAGCTCGACAAGGCGCTTCAAGATAGCCCGGGGGCTGTGCGCGACCTCTTTGCATCGGCGAGCGGAGTTGCCGTGAAGGTGCGCGACCTCATGGAGCCGTTCGTGGACGAACTAACCGGCATCATCGCGCGGCAACAGCAGTCCATCACCAACCAGATGAGCCGGATCGACTCGAGGGTGAAAGATCTGGAGGAGCGGCTGGCCATTCGCGAGAAAGCCCTCCGCGAGGAGTTTTCGTCGCTCATCCAGGCGATGCAGCTTATGAGCACGCAGAGCGCGCTCATCAACACGTTTATGACTCAGGCTAACGCGCTGCTTGCGTACTAG